In one Carnobacterium inhibens subsp. inhibens DSM 13024 genomic region, the following are encoded:
- a CDS encoding replication initiation protein, with the protein MDNKIKVTSEVQDISEGVIELSKEYTVAKDNKLVQKAKIDLSEKELKLIDWLISKIKPDDKELLQVNTSISEINTVLGFGSGGRNIKQTKEALLNLSNKGFWIESEDNSGIEITRWIDEVSLKYNGKAILKLHSKLAPYLLQLAEKGNYTSYYLRTIISLKSKYSLLLYQLAKSGLHYGVIGGTVEEIQEYFGHKDLAWGTFNGRYLKKAIEEVNSKTDLHIDMLLGKNGRKIVRVEFRITKKIRKEVSGKIKVPMHNWLDA; encoded by the coding sequence ATGGATAACAAAATTAAAGTTACCTCGGAAGTTCAAGATATATCTGAAGGGGTTATAGAATTAAGTAAAGAGTATACAGTTGCAAAAGATAATAAACTGGTTCAAAAAGCAAAAATTGATTTGTCAGAGAAAGAATTGAAATTAATTGACTGGCTAATTAGCAAGATAAAACCAGATGATAAAGAACTTTTACAGGTTAATACTTCTATTTCTGAAATAAATACAGTTTTGGGATTCGGATCCGGTGGAAGAAATATTAAACAAACAAAAGAAGCTCTTCTAAATCTTTCTAATAAAGGTTTTTGGATAGAATCAGAGGACAATTCAGGAATTGAGATAACGAGATGGATTGACGAAGTTTCTTTAAAGTATAACGGAAAAGCAATACTAAAGTTACATTCAAAATTAGCTCCCTACCTTCTTCAATTAGCAGAAAAAGGAAATTACACTTCTTACTATTTAAGAACGATAATTAGCTTGAAATCTAAATATTCTTTATTACTGTATCAGTTAGCTAAATCCGGGCTACATTATGGTGTTATTGGTGGAACTGTTGAAGAGATTCAAGAATATTTTGGACATAAAGATTTAGCTTGGGGAACGTTTAATGGACGATATTTAAAAAAAGCTATTGAGGAAGTAAATTCTAAAACTGATTTACATATAGATATGCTTTTGGGAAAAAACGGAAGAAAAATTGTAAGAGTAGAATTTAGGATTACAAAAAAAATCAGAAAAGAAGTATCTGGAAAAATAAAAGTTCCAATGCATAATTGGTTAGACGCATAA
- a CDS encoding MerR family transcriptional regulator: MKEIQAIEYISTKLVCEKLKIQPSTLRKYASMLDEKAKTEFYFTRDDSNNRVYTKEDVAVLQRIIELKNRPGYTLEAAINEVVGLSYNSDIKDAIAVNEENDNYIKSLHLFVAQQNKYFENYQSVLQKKDEQIDRLESLVSSLIENNINDMSVSTEDSTTNIEETKEFEKMGSEESMTISTPKKKKWWNFK, encoded by the coding sequence ATGAAAGAGATACAAGCAATTGAATACATATCTACAAAATTAGTTTGTGAAAAGCTTAAAATTCAGCCTTCTACTCTTCGGAAGTATGCTTCCATGTTAGATGAAAAAGCAAAAACAGAATTTTATTTTACAAGAGATGACTCAAATAATAGAGTTTATACAAAAGAAGATGTAGCTGTCTTGCAACGCATAATCGAACTTAAAAATAGACCGGGATATACGCTGGAAGCTGCTATAAATGAAGTTGTAGGGTTAAGCTATAACTCGGATATAAAGGACGCTATAGCTGTAAATGAAGAAAATGATAACTATATTAAATCGCTACACTTATTTGTAGCTCAACAAAACAAATATTTTGAAAATTATCAATCAGTATTACAAAAAAAAGACGAGCAAATAGATCGTTTAGAATCACTTGTAAGTTCTTTGATTGAAAATAATATCAATGATATGTCAGTTAGTACTGAAGATTCTACAACTAATATTGAGGAAACTAAAGAATTTGAAAAAATGGGTTCTGAAGAATCTATGACAATAAGTACACCAAAAAAGAAAAAATGGTGGAATTTTAAGTAG
- a CDS encoding relaxase/mobilization nuclease domain-containing protein — MATIKLARSTSCSRCINYAEPRATVKSGLNCDVNYAKTQMKATRMIYGKDDKVQAHTLIQSFKPSEVTPEQANELGYELAQKVAGGHQVAIYTHTDKDHIHNHLVINSVNLDTGLKFQAHGVEAIEKVKEINDEICLSHGLTVPEEPAQIRYTAAEKGILERPGQTSWKDEIREKIEQAKQTTPNFDAFKEKLAENGVNVIERGKTVTYQHVAENKKVRAKKLGEDYEKETIINGFERQLEPTDNRNDTPTTEPSKLEPGSAAIDPSLDRDPELQRSDAATEKFGESQPGEQLTRDSTSDNYSPGQLQQQLEKLRNHTDQLQRDSSKAVNRILETPENNPERPVRQKQDGNREDSERNEPEQRPIKRDQPNHHQDHGPSL; from the coding sequence ATGGCCACCATTAAATTAGCCCGCAGCACCAGTTGCTCGCGCTGCATTAACTACGCTGAACCGCGTGCGACCGTCAAAAGCGGCTTAAATTGTGATGTCAATTATGCCAAAACCCAAATGAAAGCCACCCGCATGATCTATGGAAAAGACGATAAGGTCCAAGCGCATACCCTTATTCAGTCATTTAAGCCCAGTGAGGTCACTCCGGAACAAGCAAATGAACTAGGTTACGAATTAGCGCAAAAAGTCGCTGGCGGACACCAGGTAGCCATTTACACCCATACAGATAAAGACCATATCCATAATCACTTAGTTATTAATAGTGTCAATCTGGATACGGGTTTGAAATTTCAAGCTCATGGCGTCGAAGCGATTGAAAAAGTGAAAGAAATCAACGACGAAATTTGTTTGTCGCATGGCTTAACCGTTCCAGAAGAACCGGCCCAAATTCGCTACACTGCCGCAGAAAAAGGTATCCTAGAACGACCAGGACAGACCAGCTGGAAAGACGAGATCAGAGAAAAAATCGAACAAGCCAAACAAACCACTCCTAATTTTGACGCGTTTAAAGAAAAACTGGCTGAAAATGGCGTAAACGTGATTGAACGAGGAAAAACCGTGACGTATCAACATGTAGCAGAAAATAAAAAAGTCCGCGCTAAAAAATTAGGCGAGGATTACGAAAAGGAGACCATCATAAATGGCTTTGAGAGACAACTTGAACCAACAGACAACCGAAACGACACCCCAACAACCGAACCAAGCAAGCTTGAACCAGGATCTGCAGCAATTGATCCAAGTCTTGACCGAGATCCGGAACTACAGCGGAGCGACGCTGCAACAGAAAAGTTTGGAGAAAGCCAACCTGGAGAACAACTTACAAGAGATTCAACAAGTGACAACTACAGTCCTGGACAGCTTCAACAGCAACTTGAAAAGCTTAGAAACCACACAGACCAACTACAACGAGACAGCTCAAAAGCAGTCAATCGAATCCTTGAAACACCTGAAAACAATCCTGAACGACCTGTTAGACAAAAACAAGACGGAAATCGCGAAGATTCAGAAAGAAATGAGCCAGAACAACGCCCAATTAAGCGAGATCAACCAAACCATCACCAAGACCATGGACCAAGTCTTTGA